From a single Coriobacteriaceae bacterium genomic region:
- a CDS encoding methylenetetrahydrofolate reductase, protein MRVDEVFKQAASQGTAPVSFEMFPPKGELTLDTAREVAGNLCKLSPSFVSVTCSAGGSGNGATTAPIAHMITSEFDTPSVAHLTCVGRSHTDIAAKIDEYRTAGVENILALRGDLPAGATEDDKPASDYAYARDLIPELIDAGFCVGAAAYPEGHIACEDLNLSVEYLKQKQDAGASFFVTQLFFDNECFYRFRELADKAGITVPITAGIMPFMGKSQISRMVFMCGASLPSPVIKILAKYENDPESLQAAGVDYAARQLCDLKEHGADGLHLYTMNRPAIAATIMERLG, encoded by the coding sequence ATGCGCGTCGACGAGGTTTTTAAGCAGGCAGCATCCCAGGGCACCGCACCCGTTTCGTTTGAGATGTTCCCGCCCAAGGGCGAGCTTACCCTCGACACGGCTCGCGAGGTGGCGGGCAACCTGTGCAAGCTTTCGCCGAGCTTTGTCTCAGTTACTTGCTCGGCCGGCGGCTCGGGCAACGGTGCCACCACCGCCCCCATCGCGCATATGATTACGAGCGAATTCGATACACCCTCGGTGGCACACCTTACCTGCGTGGGCCGGTCGCATACCGATATCGCCGCCAAGATCGACGAGTATCGCACCGCCGGCGTGGAAAACATCCTGGCCCTGCGTGGAGATCTCCCTGCCGGCGCGACCGAAGACGACAAGCCCGCCTCCGACTACGCCTACGCCCGCGACCTCATCCCCGAGCTCATCGACGCCGGCTTTTGCGTGGGCGCCGCGGCCTACCCCGAGGGCCACATTGCCTGTGAGGATCTCAACCTCTCGGTCGAATACCTCAAGCAAAAACAGGACGCTGGCGCGAGCTTCTTTGTGACGCAACTCTTCTTTGATAATGAATGCTTCTACCGCTTCCGCGAGCTTGCCGACAAGGCCGGCATCACCGTGCCCATTACCGCAGGCATCATGCCGTTTATGGGCAAGTCGCAGATCAGCCGCATGGTCTTTATGTGCGGCGCGTCGCTGCCCTCCCCCGTCATCAAGATTCTCGCCAAGTACGAGAATGACCCCGAGAGCCTGCAGGCAGCCGGTGTAGATTATGCCGCCCGCCAGCTTTGCGACCTCAAGGAGCACGGCGCCGACGGCCTGCACCTGTACACTATGAACCGTCCTGCGATCGCCGCGACCATTATGGAGCGCCTGGGGTAA
- a CDS encoding homocysteine S-methyltransferase family protein, with protein sequence MFTPLITHDSDGTALAAPVDAARRNGATYKTRTIDDLRIKDDRLRAAIDGTGHLLFDGGMGTMLQAAGMKAGALPELLNFEEPQVITDIQRQYVEAGCDVITANTFGANAHKLDGAATVADVFAAAVACAHSAGAHYVAGDIGPIGALLRPLGTLSFDEAYDLFAEEVRAGVAAGVDLFIIETMTDLAEIKAAVLACRENSDLPVFATMTFEEDGRTFLGTSPEVAAITLDAIGADVLGINCSQGPAELRGLAARMLTVTDKPVMVQANAGLPHVDDDGNTVFDIQAPEYTHAVAGMIADGVSVVGGCCGTTPAHMAALRTLIDNHTPSPRRRKPSMSVTSAQTVVDLPCDGHKIAVIGERINPTGKKRLQQALRDGDLDYVVSQGISQQEQGADILDVNVGLPEIDEVKIIQQATEQLQGSTLLPLQIDSTDPAAVEAAVRRYAGKPIINSVNGKQQIMDEIFPLVAHYGTNVVGLTLDEGGIPDTAEARFAIAERIVAEAARYGIGPDRILIDCLVMTASTNQRQAEQILRAMSLCKERLGVKCALGVSNISFGLPARPLLGSVFLAAAFGAGLDAPIMNPGSKRFMDTVYSYRVLSVEDEGSTGYIERYAGWTDPYKIAANPAAAQAASSDAAPAASTTASADDDPIRHMVVSGRKGEIAAETERLLADHDAMDLINNHFIPALDEVGVLFDQGKFFLPQLMASAEAARVGFDTIKRLMPAGEIADKGKICVATVKGDIHDIGKNIVKMLLDNYGYTVFDLGRDVDPQEVLKTVKERDIKLVGLSALMTTTVVAMEETIKLLHAEVPGVKIIVGGAVLTPEYAKQIGADYYAKDAAESARIAEEVFGR encoded by the coding sequence ATGTTTACTCCGCTTATCACTCATGATTCTGACGGCACTGCATTGGCGGCACCTGTTGATGCCGCACGTCGCAACGGTGCCACGTATAAGACGCGCACGATCGACGATCTGCGCATTAAGGACGATCGCCTGCGTGCGGCCATCGATGGCACGGGACACCTGCTGTTCGACGGCGGCATGGGCACCATGTTGCAGGCCGCTGGCATGAAGGCGGGCGCCCTGCCCGAGCTGCTCAACTTTGAGGAGCCCCAGGTCATTACCGATATTCAGCGTCAGTACGTCGAAGCCGGCTGTGACGTGATCACCGCCAACACCTTTGGCGCCAACGCCCACAAGCTCGACGGCGCCGCCACCGTGGCAGACGTCTTTGCCGCGGCAGTCGCCTGCGCCCACTCGGCCGGTGCCCACTACGTCGCCGGTGACATCGGACCCATCGGCGCACTGCTTCGCCCCTTAGGCACCCTGAGCTTTGACGAAGCCTACGACCTTTTTGCCGAGGAGGTGCGCGCCGGCGTCGCCGCGGGTGTGGACCTCTTTATTATTGAGACTATGACCGACCTGGCCGAAATCAAGGCGGCCGTCCTCGCCTGCCGCGAGAACTCCGACCTGCCCGTCTTTGCCACCATGACCTTTGAGGAAGACGGTCGCACCTTCCTGGGCACGAGTCCCGAGGTCGCCGCCATCACGCTCGACGCCATCGGCGCCGACGTTTTGGGCATTAACTGCAGCCAGGGACCGGCCGAACTCCGGGGGCTCGCCGCACGTATGCTCACCGTTACCGACAAACCCGTTATGGTGCAGGCCAATGCGGGTCTGCCCCACGTGGACGACGACGGTAACACCGTCTTTGACATCCAGGCCCCCGAATACACTCACGCCGTTGCCGGTATGATCGCCGACGGTGTAAGCGTCGTGGGCGGTTGCTGTGGAACCACGCCGGCGCACATGGCGGCCTTGCGCACGCTTATCGACAACCACACGCCCAGCCCGCGCCGCCGCAAGCCCAGCATGTCGGTCACGAGCGCCCAGACGGTCGTGGACCTTCCCTGCGACGGCCACAAGATCGCCGTCATCGGCGAGCGCATCAATCCCACCGGCAAAAAGCGCCTGCAGCAGGCCCTGCGCGACGGCGACCTGGACTACGTCGTGAGCCAGGGCATTAGCCAGCAGGAACAGGGCGCCGACATCCTGGACGTCAACGTGGGTCTGCCCGAAATCGACGAGGTCAAGATTATCCAACAGGCCACCGAGCAGCTCCAAGGCTCCACCCTCTTGCCCCTGCAGATCGATTCCACCGATCCCGCAGCCGTCGAGGCCGCCGTGCGCCGCTACGCCGGCAAGCCCATCATCAACTCGGTCAATGGCAAGCAGCAGATCATGGATGAGATCTTTCCGCTGGTCGCTCACTACGGCACCAACGTCGTCGGCCTCACGCTCGACGAAGGCGGCATTCCCGATACCGCCGAGGCTCGCTTCGCCATCGCCGAGCGCATCGTGGCCGAGGCCGCCCGCTACGGCATCGGCCCGGACCGCATCCTCATCGACTGTCTGGTCATGACCGCCTCGACCAATCAACGCCAAGCCGAGCAGATCTTGCGCGCCATGTCCCTGTGCAAGGAGCGTCTGGGCGTCAAATGTGCACTCGGCGTGTCGAACATCAGCTTTGGTCTGCCCGCCCGCCCGCTGCTGGGCTCGGTCTTTTTGGCCGCCGCCTTCGGCGCGGGCCTGGACGCCCCCATCATGAACCCGGGCTCCAAGCGCTTTATGGACACCGTCTACAGTTATCGCGTGTTGAGTGTTGAGGACGAGGGCTCGACCGGATACATCGAGCGCTACGCCGGCTGGACCGACCCGTACAAGATCGCCGCCAACCCGGCGGCAGCTCAGGCAGCGTCGAGCGATGCCGCGCCTGCCGCAAGCACCACCGCAAGCGCTGACGATGACCCCATCCGCCACATGGTCGTCTCGGGTCGTAAGGGCGAGATCGCGGCCGAGACCGAGCGTCTGCTGGCCGACCACGACGCTATGGACCTCATCAACAACCACTTTATCCCCGCCCTCGACGAGGTCGGCGTCCTCTTTGACCAGGGCAAGTTCTTCTTGCCGCAGCTCATGGCCTCGGCCGAGGCCGCACGCGTGGGCTTCGATACCATCAAACGCCTGATGCCCGCCGGCGAAATTGCTGACAAGGGCAAGATCTGTGTGGCCACCGTCAAGGGCGACATCCACGATATTGGCAAGAATATCGTCAAGATGCTGCTCGACAACTACGGTTACACCGTCTTTGACCTGGGCCGCGACGTCGATCCGCAGGAGGTGCTCAAGACCGTCAAGGAGCGCGACATTAAGCTCGTCGGCCTCTCGGCGCTTATGACCACCACCGTCGTCGCCATGGAGGAGACCATCAAATTGCTCCATGCCGAGGTTCCGGGCGTCAAGATCATCGTGGGCGGCGCCGTGCTCACCCCCGAATACGCCAAGCAGATTGGCGCGGACTACTATGCCAAGGACGCCGCCGAGAGCGCGCGTATCGCCGAAGAGGTCTTTGGCCGGTAA
- a CDS encoding PFL family protein, whose product MAITPAEIAETRGMVEEQNLDIRTITMGVSLMGCGDENLDRMCTKIYDHVTHTAEHLVETAENLEREYGIPIVNKRVSVTPVAQIAACCKVEDLTPIAHALDRAAETLGIDYLGGFSALVQKGIGDADRRVIQSIPQALATTSRVCSSVNVASLRAGINMDAVLMAAQTIIDAAKLTADQDSVGASKFVCFANMVEDSPFMAGAVHGGGEADAVINVGVSGPGVMAAALEKLPDSASMMEVAEKIKQTAFKITRAGELMSREAAHRLGVEKGIVDLSLAPTPAIGDSVARILEIIGVGTCGGPGTTCALAMLNDAVKKGGVMASSSVGGLSGAFIPVSEDAGMIAAVEAGALSLEKLEAMTCVCSVGLDMIAIPGDTPVETIAGIIADEMAIGVINNKTTAVRVIPAIGKGVGDCVEYGGLFGRAPIMPVNPNAGTVLAHRGGRFPAPLNSLKN is encoded by the coding sequence ATGGCGATCACGCCTGCAGAAATCGCGGAAACCCGCGGCATGGTTGAGGAGCAGAACCTCGACATCAGGACCATCACCATGGGTGTTTCGCTCATGGGTTGCGGTGACGAGAACCTCGACCGCATGTGCACGAAGATCTACGACCACGTGACGCACACGGCTGAGCACTTGGTCGAGACCGCCGAGAACCTCGAGCGCGAGTACGGTATCCCCATCGTCAACAAGCGCGTTTCCGTCACCCCGGTGGCGCAGATCGCCGCTTGCTGCAAGGTCGAGGACCTCACCCCCATCGCGCATGCCCTCGACCGTGCAGCCGAGACCCTCGGCATCGACTACCTGGGCGGTTTCTCCGCGCTCGTCCAGAAGGGCATCGGCGACGCCGACCGCCGCGTTATCCAGTCCATTCCGCAGGCGCTCGCCACCACGAGCCGCGTCTGCTCCAGCGTCAACGTCGCCAGCCTGCGTGCCGGCATCAACATGGACGCCGTGCTCATGGCAGCGCAGACCATCATCGACGCCGCCAAGCTCACGGCCGACCAGGACTCCGTCGGCGCTTCCAAGTTTGTCTGCTTTGCCAATATGGTCGAGGACTCCCCGTTTATGGCGGGCGCCGTCCACGGCGGTGGCGAGGCCGACGCCGTCATCAACGTAGGCGTTTCGGGCCCCGGCGTTATGGCCGCGGCTCTGGAGAAGCTGCCCGACTCCGCCTCGATGATGGAGGTCGCCGAGAAAATCAAGCAGACCGCCTTTAAGATCACCCGCGCCGGCGAGCTCATGAGCCGCGAGGCCGCCCATCGCCTGGGTGTCGAGAAGGGTATCGTCGACCTGTCGCTGGCTCCTACGCCTGCCATCGGCGACTCCGTTGCCCGCATCCTCGAGATCATCGGCGTGGGCACCTGCGGCGGCCCGGGCACGACCTGCGCGCTCGCCATGCTCAACGACGCCGTCAAGAAGGGCGGCGTTATGGCCAGCTCCAGCGTGGGCGGTCTCTCGGGCGCCTTTATCCCCGTGTCCGAGGATGCCGGCATGATCGCCGCCGTCGAGGCCGGTGCGCTTTCGCTCGAGAAGCTCGAGGCCATGACCTGCGTGTGCTCCGTCGGCCTGGACATGATCGCCATCCCCGGCGACACCCCGGTCGAGACCATCGCCGGCATCATCGCCGACGAGATGGCCATCGGCGTCATCAACAACAAGACCACGGCCGTCCGCGTGATTCCTGCCATCGGCAAGGGCGTGGGCGACTGCGTCGAGTACGGCGGCCTGTTCGGCCGTGCACCCATTATGCCGGTGAACCCCAACGCCGGCACCGTGCTTGCCCACCGCGGTGGTCGATTCCCGGCACCGCTGAACTCGCTGAAGAACTAG
- a CDS encoding methyltransferase domain-containing protein, translating into MRLQAGRRRADDSFEWDKRARHFRPLETAPYARDFIKLLALKPGESVLDMGCGAGSIAIPLAQAGHPVIAADFSPAMLGTLDAGIEYYGLEGHITPLELAWDDDWDLVGPIAKAVDVAFASRSVTTTNLKGALAKLDRTARRRCAVTMVANSSPRYDLHLMNAIGASVTCSNGFVYAFNILIQMGALPQVTYFESPRRDTFDSLEAGVADFSRMLEHGNEDKVDRLRDYIAQHMIENPHAGEPGSKGVPQGRYMLDHIRKVRWAFIAWEPVSAPSS; encoded by the coding sequence ATGCGCCTGCAAGCTGGTCGGCGACGGGCTGATGATTCTTTTGAATGGGATAAGCGGGCTCGGCATTTTCGGCCGTTGGAGACTGCCCCTTATGCTCGGGATTTTATAAAGCTGTTGGCGTTGAAGCCTGGTGAGTCGGTGCTTGATATGGGGTGTGGGGCTGGGTCGATTGCTATTCCGCTTGCGCAAGCCGGGCATCCTGTGATTGCGGCTGATTTCTCTCCTGCTATGCTGGGCACCCTTGATGCTGGTATTGAGTATTACGGGCTTGAAGGCCACATTACGCCGCTTGAGCTTGCCTGGGATGATGATTGGGACCTAGTTGGGCCGATCGCGAAAGCGGTTGATGTTGCCTTTGCCAGTCGTTCGGTCACCACGACCAACCTCAAAGGTGCGCTTGCCAAGCTTGATCGTACGGCTCGTCGGCGTTGTGCTGTCACGATGGTCGCTAACTCCAGCCCGCGCTATGACCTGCACTTGATGAATGCCATCGGTGCCTCGGTTACCTGCAGTAATGGCTTTGTGTATGCCTTTAATATCCTCATTCAGATGGGTGCCCTGCCGCAGGTCACGTACTTTGAATCGCCGCGTCGCGATACCTTCGACAGCCTTGAAGCGGGCGTGGCGGACTTTTCCCGCATGCTTGAGCATGGCAACGAGGATAAGGTCGACCGTCTGCGCGACTACATCGCCCAGCACATGATCGAGAATCCCCATGCCGGTGAGCCGGGCTCCAAGGGCGTGCCGCAGGGGCGCTATATGCTCGACCATATCCGTAAGGTTCGCTGGGCGTTTATTGCATGGGAGCCGGTCTCTGCGCCCAGCTCATAG
- a CDS encoding YhbY family RNA-binding protein, with the protein MALTGAQVKQLRSMAHHLNPAIIIGKSDINEGTVEQTVAYLEKHELVKCSVLDGSSLSAREAAEELAKRCHAEVVQVIGRKFSLYRESSRKDIEKIKLV; encoded by the coding sequence ATGGCACTGACAGGAGCCCAGGTCAAGCAGCTTCGCAGCATGGCCCATCACCTCAACCCCGCCATCATCATCGGCAAGTCCGATATTAATGAGGGCACCGTCGAGCAGACGGTCGCCTATCTGGAGAAGCACGAGCTCGTTAAGTGCTCCGTGCTCGATGGCTCCAGTCTTTCCGCCCGCGAAGCCGCCGAAGAGCTCGCCAAGCGCTGCCACGCCGAGGTCGTCCAGGTCATCGGCCGCAAGTTCTCGCTGTATCGCGAGTCCTCGCGCAAGGATATCGAGAAGATCAAGCTCGTCTAA